From a single Desulfobulbaceae bacterium DB1 genomic region:
- a CDS encoding NADH dehydrogenase gives MAQTVIPFGPQHPVLPEPLHLNLTVEDEIVTSAMPAFGYVHRGLEKLADIRDFRRMIQVVERVCGICSMMHSLIYCQSIESLLKVEIPPRARFLRVIWSELHRLHSHLLWLGLFADAMGFESLFMQVWKVRERIMDINEATAGNRVILSVNVIGGVKRDLDPGQISRIRDELCRVREEMARLEKTILADYTLQTRTRGKGVLTGDLAMELGCAGPVLRGSGIGQDMRMLGYAAYGELDFQPVVEEDGDCYSRSKVRFREVLQSLDLIRQALDKLPTGELVVQVKGNPEGEIVSRVEQPRGECLYYIRANGTKFLERLRIRTPTFANIPALSFMLPGMELADVPVVLLSIDPCVSCTER, from the coding sequence ATGGCACAAACCGTGATCCCTTTCGGCCCGCAGCATCCGGTGCTGCCCGAACCCCTGCATCTCAATCTCACGGTTGAGGACGAAATCGTCACCAGCGCCATGCCCGCCTTCGGCTATGTGCACCGGGGGCTTGAGAAGCTGGCCGATATCCGCGATTTCCGCCGGATGATCCAGGTGGTGGAGCGGGTGTGCGGCATCTGTTCCATGATGCATTCGCTCATTTACTGTCAGTCCATTGAGTCCTTGCTCAAGGTGGAGATCCCGCCCAGGGCCCGTTTTTTACGGGTGATCTGGTCGGAGCTGCACCGGCTGCACAGCCATCTGCTCTGGCTGGGCCTTTTTGCCGATGCCATGGGCTTTGAAAGCCTGTTCATGCAGGTCTGGAAGGTGCGGGAGCGCATCATGGACATCAACGAGGCCACTGCCGGCAACCGGGTCATTTTGTCGGTCAATGTCATCGGCGGGGTCAAGCGGGATCTTGACCCAGGACAGATCAGCCGGATAAGGGATGAGCTCTGCCGGGTACGCGAGGAGATGGCGCGCCTGGAGAAGACAATTCTTGCGGATTACACCCTGCAGACGCGGACCAGGGGCAAGGGGGTGCTGACCGGAGACCTGGCCATGGAACTCGGCTGTGCCGGGCCTGTGCTGCGGGGCAGCGGGATCGGGCAGGACATGCGCATGCTCGGCTATGCCGCCTATGGCGAGCTTGATTTTCAGCCGGTGGTGGAAGAAGACGGTGACTGTTACAGCCGGAGCAAGGTCCGTTTCCGGGAGGTGCTGCAGTCGCTTGATCTGATCCGGCAGGCCCTTGATAAACTGCCCACGGGAGAGCTCGTGGTGCAGGTCAAGGGCAATCCCGAGGGGGAGATTGTTTCCAGGGTGGAGCAGCCCCGGGGCGAGTGCCTTTACTATATCAGGGCAAACGGTACCAAGTTTCTGGAAAGGTTGCGCATCCGCACCCCGACCTTTGCCAATATCCCGGCCCTGAGCTTCATGCTGCCGGGGATGGAACTGGCCGATGTGCCGGTGGTGCTCCTTTCCATTGATCCCTGTGTCAGTTGCACCGAGCGCTGA
- a CDS encoding two-component system response regulator codes for MGKLIMTADDSASVRQMVAFTLKQNGYDVIEAVDGQDALSKLAAQKVDMLLTDLNMPNLDGIGLIKGVRSGGPNKFIPIIMLTTESQDSKKAEGKAAGATGWIVKPFKPEQLIAVTKKVLGG; via the coding sequence ATGGGAAAATTGATCATGACGGCCGACGATTCGGCCAGCGTCCGGCAGATGGTGGCCTTTACCCTCAAGCAGAACGGCTATGATGTCATCGAGGCGGTGGATGGGCAGGATGCCCTGAGCAAACTCGCCGCCCAGAAGGTCGACATGCTGCTCACCGACCTCAATATGCCCAATCTGGACGGCATCGGGCTGATCAAGGGAGTCAGAAGCGGCGGGCCCAACAAATTCATACCGATCATCATGCTGACCACCGAATCCCAGGATTCGAAGAAGGCGGAAGGCAAGGCGGCGGGCGCCACCGGCTGGATCGTCAAGCCGTTCAAACCGGAACAGCTGATCGCGGTAACCAAGAAGGTTTTAGGAGGATAA